One genomic window of Capricornis sumatraensis isolate serow.1 unplaced genomic scaffold, serow.2 scaffold102, whole genome shotgun sequence includes the following:
- the LOC138072528 gene encoding RNA polymerase II subunit A C-terminal domain phosphatase SSU72 like protein 3-like, with product MPSSPLRVAVVCMSNVNRSMEAHRVLRKNGFHVRSFGAGSHVRLPGGPRKPPVLYDFSTPYKKMHSDLSSKDQKHYQRNGVLRILRRNERIKPGPERFQECPDPFDIIFTCGQRAYNRVVADLCARDQETWQPVPVVNVDVDDTLEAASLGASIICELCQGLQQADDTQSRLAELLQAAEEKTGRSFLHTVCFY from the coding sequence atgccctcctccccgcTCAGGGTGGCCGTGGTCTGCATGAGCAATGTCAACAGGAGCATGGAAGCCCACCGCGTCCTCAGGAAGAACGGGTTCCATGTCAGGTCTTTTGGAGCCGGATCCCACGTGAGGCTCCCAGGAGGGCCACGCAAGCCACCCGTGCTCTACGACTTCTCCACGCCCTATAAGAAGATGCACAGCGACCTCTCCTCTAAAGACCAAAAGCACTACCAAAGGAATGGAGTCTTACGCATCctgagaagaaatgagagaatcAAGCCTGGCCCAGAAAGGTTTCAAGAGTGCCCAGATCCCTTTGACATCATCTTCACCTGTGGGCAGAGGGCCTATAACCGGGTGGTGGCCGACCTGTGCGCCAGGGACCAGGAGACCTGGCAGCCTGTGCCGGTCGTCAACGTGGACGTAGACGACACCCTGGAGGCAGCCAGCCTTGGAGCCTCGATCATCTGTGAGCTCTGCCAGGGTCTCCAGCAGGCAGACGACACGCAAAGTCGTCTGGCCGAACTGCTCCAGGCGGCCGAGGAGAAAACAGGAAGGAGCTTTCTGCACACGGTCTGCTTCTACTGA